One genomic region from Colletotrichum lupini chromosome 7, complete sequence encodes:
- a CDS encoding short-chain dehydrogenase: MPSYLITGVNRGIGWGFLKKLSEDANNTVIGSVRDKAAVEKKIAEELGDRPNIHIVEFELVDYESIKKSVPEVSKITGGKLDYLIANAAFVSPISTWLPIGKQAEKPEELEEDLLKSFKINVVGNVHLFSLFLPLILKGDVKKVS, translated from the exons ATGCCTTCCTATCTCATCACAGGAGTCAACCGCGGCATTGGC TGGGGATTCCTCAAGAAATTATCCGAGGACGCCAATAATACCGTGATTGGCAGCGTTCGCGATAAGGCTGCTGTCGAGAAAAAGATTGCCGAGGAGCTCGGAGACCGTCCCAATATTCACATCGTGGAATTCGAGCTAGTCGACTACGAAAGCATCAAG AAATCGGTTCCGGAAGTCTCCAAGATCACCGGAGGCAAACTTGACTACCTCATTGCCAACGCAGCATTTGTCTCGCCTATCTCGACCTGGCTCCCCATTGGAAAGCA AGCTGAAAAGCCGGAAGAGCTTGAAGAAGATCTATTGAAGAGTTTCAAGATCAACGTCGTTGGCAATGTCCAcctatttagcctcttcttGCCGTTAATACTCAAGGGAGATGTTAAAAAAGTGTCGTAA
- a CDS encoding subtilase: MVGFKQLALLAAATCGFAAPTLKERAAETMVQTRAENSYIITLKSSVGSQGLTSHLSWVNDVHSRSLDKRQFTGAERTYSFNSFQGYSGKFDDATIEAIKASPEVAAVERDEIYTLSALVTQTGAPWGLGTISHKTSGSTSYIYDSAGGTGTFAYVVDSGINTAHTNFGGRASLGYNAAGGAHTDTLGHGTHVAGTIGSTTYGVAKLTSLISVKVFVGNSASTSVILDGYNWAVNDITTKGRAGKSVINMSLGGPASTAWTTAINAAYNSGVTTVVAAGNEAQNAANVSPANAANAITVGAITSTWAIASYSNYGTSLDIFAPGSSILSTWYTSTTATNTISGTSMASPHVAGLVNYLQSVEGLSTPASIVARIKALGTSGKITGTLNSSPNLVAYNGNGA; this comes from the exons ATGGTCGGTTTCAAGCAACTCGCGCTGCTCGCAGCTGCTACCTGCGGCTTCGCTGCTCCCACTCTCAAGGAGAGAGCTGCCGAGACCATGGTCCAGACCCGGGCTGAGAACAGCTACATCATCACCCTCAAGAGCTCCGTCGGCTCCCAGGGACTCACCTCTCACTTGAGCTGGGTCAACGATGTTCACTCCCGCAGCCTCGACAAGCGCCAGTTCACCGGTGCCGAGCGCACCTACTCCTTCAACTCCTTCCAGGGATACTCTGGCAAGTTCGACGATGCCACCATTGAGGCCATCAAGGCCAGCCCTGAG GTCGCTGCCGTTGAGCGTGACGAGATCTACACTCTGAGCGCCCTTGTCACCCAGACTGGTGCTCCCTGGGGTCTCGGAACCATTTCCCACAAGACCTCCGGCTCTACCTCGTACATCTACGACAGCGCCGGCGGCACTGGCACCTTCGCCTACGTCGTCGACTCGGGCATCAACACCGCCCACACCAACTTCGGCGGCCGCGCCTCGCTCGGCTACAACGCCGCCGGCGGTGCCCACACCGACACCCTCGGCCACGGCACCCACGTTGCTGGCACCATTGGCTCCACCACCTACGGTGTCGCCAAGCTCACCTCCCTGATCTCCGTCAAGGTCTTCGTCGGCAACTCCGCCTCCACCTCGGTCATTCTCGACGGATACAACTGGGCCGTCAACGACATCACCACCAAGGGCCGCGCCGGCAAGTCCGTCATTAACATGTCCCTCGGCGGCCCCGCTTCCACCGCCTGGACCACCGCCATCAACGCCGCCTACAACTCCGGCGTCACCACCGTCGTCGCCGCCGGTAACGAGGCCCAGAACGCCGCCAACGTCTCCCCCGCCAACGCTGCCAACGCCATCACCGTCGGTGCCATCACCAGCACTTGGGCCATTGCTTCCTACTCCAACTACGGAACTTCCCTGGACATCTTCGCCCCCGGCAGCTCCATCCTGTCCACCTGGTACACctccaccaccgccaccaACACCATCTCCGGTACCTCCATGGCCTCCCCCCACGTCGCCGGCCTCGTCAACTACCTCCAGTCCGTCGAGGGCCTCAGCACCCCCGCCTCCATCGTTGCCCGCATCAAGGCCCTTGGTACCTCTGGTAAGATCACCGGTACCCTCAACAGCTCCCCCAACCTGGTTGCCTACAACGGCAACGGCGCGTAA